The Limnochorda sp. LNt genome includes a region encoding these proteins:
- the obgE gene encoding GTPase ObgE, producing MQGPAREARLVDEAVVEVQAGDGGNGVISFRRERYVPRGGPDGGDGGRGGHVYLEADPRLLTLLDFRYRRHFRAGRGGHGSGARKRGRDGEDLVVRVPVGTVVYDADTGERLADLAEPGVRVRVARGGRGGRGNARFATPTRQAPRLAEAGDPGECRRLRLELQLLADVGLVGPPNAGKSSLLAACSNARPKIAAYPFTTLAPNLGLVRVGETASFVMADIPGLVEGAHRGVGLGHAFLRHVRRTRVLVLVVDASAQDRIDPLDAVAMTRQELERYDPELARRPTLVAANKMDLPEARARWDTLREALARRGLEALPISAATGRGVPELVARAYAWLMASAPPGSQRQAAEGRPEADGVPAAGIRVVRSTGAGRRSLRHVEVERTEQGWVLKAPWLERLAARLDLEGQLDARPYLYDVLRRARVLDRLRQRGAVAGDPVWIGDRMLPYRE from the coding sequence ATGCAGGGGCCGGCCAGGGAGGCCCGACTGGTCGACGAGGCCGTCGTCGAGGTTCAGGCAGGCGACGGAGGCAACGGGGTCATCAGCTTTCGACGGGAGAGGTACGTCCCCCGCGGCGGCCCTGATGGCGGCGACGGCGGACGGGGCGGCCACGTCTACCTGGAGGCCGATCCGCGTCTTTTGACGCTGCTCGATTTCCGCTACCGGCGCCACTTCCGCGCGGGGCGAGGCGGTCACGGCAGCGGCGCGCGCAAGCGCGGACGGGACGGCGAGGACCTGGTGGTGCGGGTGCCGGTGGGCACCGTCGTCTACGACGCCGACACCGGCGAGCGTCTGGCCGACCTGGCGGAGCCGGGCGTCCGGGTGCGGGTGGCGCGGGGCGGTCGGGGCGGCCGGGGCAACGCGCGCTTCGCCACCCCCACCCGTCAGGCCCCCCGGCTGGCCGAGGCGGGGGACCCCGGGGAGTGCCGGCGGCTCCGGTTGGAGCTGCAGCTGCTGGCCGACGTGGGTCTGGTGGGACCGCCCAACGCCGGCAAGTCGAGCCTGCTGGCCGCCTGCTCCAACGCCCGGCCCAAGATCGCGGCCTACCCCTTCACCACCCTGGCGCCCAACCTGGGACTGGTGCGCGTGGGCGAGACGGCCAGCTTCGTGATGGCCGACATCCCGGGCCTGGTCGAGGGGGCCCACCGGGGGGTGGGCCTGGGTCATGCCTTCCTGCGGCACGTGCGGCGGACCCGCGTGCTGGTGCTGGTGGTCGATGCCAGCGCCCAGGACCGCATCGACCCCCTGGACGCGGTGGCCATGACCCGCCAGGAGCTGGAGCGCTACGATCCGGAGCTGGCCCGGCGGCCGACCCTGGTGGCCGCCAACAAGATGGACCTGCCCGAGGCCAGGGCCCGCTGGGACACCCTGCGCGAAGCCCTGGCCCGACGGGGGTTGGAGGCGCTGCCCATCAGCGCCGCCACGGGCCGGGGCGTGCCGGAGCTGGTGGCCAGGGCCTACGCCTGGCTGATGGCCTCCGCGCCGCCCGGGTCCCAGCGGCAAGCGGCCGAAGGGCGGCCTGAGGCGGACGGGGTGCCGGCGGCGGGGATCCGGGTGGTCCGGAGCACGGGTGCCGGGCGGCGGTCGCTCCGCCACGTCGAGGTGGAGCGGACGGAGCAGGGCTGGGTGCTCAAGGCGCCCTGGCTCGAGCGCCTCGCGGCGCGTCTGGATCTCGAGGGCCAGCTCGACGCCAGGCCGTACCTCTACGACGTGCTGCGGCGCGCCCGGGTGCTGGACCGGCTGCGCCAGCGCGGGGCCGTGGCCGGCGATCCCGTCTGGATCGGGGACAGGATGCTGCCGTATCGGGAGTGA
- the rsfS gene encoding ribosome silencing factor, whose amino-acid sequence MIRLLESARLAQLAARAADERKASDTVVLDLRERSPLADFFVVTSGTSTPHLRAIAEHVERALDAAGARPPRREGGDGARWILLDYGEVVVHIFHHAEREFYSLESLWDGSPPRTAP is encoded by the coding sequence GTGATCCGGCTGCTGGAGTCGGCACGCCTGGCCCAGCTCGCAGCCCGGGCGGCTGACGAGCGCAAGGCCTCGGACACGGTGGTGCTGGACCTGCGGGAGCGAAGCCCGCTGGCCGACTTCTTCGTCGTGACCAGCGGGACGTCGACCCCCCACCTGAGGGCGATCGCCGAGCACGTGGAGCGGGCCCTGGACGCGGCCGGAGCCCGCCCGCCCCGCCGCGAGGGAGGCGACGGGGCTCGCTGGATTCTGCTCGACTACGGCGAGGTGGTGGTGCACATCTTCCACCACGCCGAGCGGGAGTTCTACTCCCTGGAGTCCCTCTGGGACGGATCGCCGCCGCGGACCGCGCCCTGA
- a CDS encoding ribosomal-processing cysteine protease Prp, producing the protein MLVVEVFRGEGGEIVGLRARGHAGWARHGQDVVCAGASAILQAAVLGIIRHLGLPARLQAGDGYLELRLETGGGAAVQTPEAWGRAQAVLETAVLGIDEIARQYARHVRLVQRHGGESDDHGT; encoded by the coding sequence ATGCTGGTGGTCGAGGTCTTTCGGGGCGAGGGCGGCGAGATCGTGGGCCTGCGGGCCCGGGGTCACGCCGGATGGGCCCGGCACGGGCAGGACGTCGTCTGTGCGGGGGCGTCGGCCATCCTGCAGGCGGCCGTCCTGGGCATCATCCGGCACCTGGGCCTGCCGGCCCGTCTGCAGGCGGGCGACGGATACCTGGAGCTCCGGCTGGAGACGGGCGGGGGGGCGGCCGTCCAGACGCCCGAGGCGTGGGGACGGGCCCAGGCCGTCCTGGAGACGGCGGTGCTGGGCATCGACGAGATCGCCAGGCAGTACGCCCGACACGTGCGGTTGGTGCAACGGCATGGGGGTGAGAGCGATGACCATGGGACATGA
- the rplU gene encoding 50S ribosomal protein L21: protein MAEYAIVDVGGRQYRVAPGDVITVERLDAPVGQELTLDRVLMVRDADRLLVGEPLVAGAKAVARVLEHGRDRKVLVFKYKPKVNYRRRYGHRQPYTRLAIERLEVAG, encoded by the coding sequence GTGGCCGAGTACGCCATCGTCGACGTGGGAGGGCGCCAGTACCGGGTCGCCCCCGGCGACGTCATCACGGTGGAGCGCCTGGATGCGCCGGTCGGTCAGGAGCTGACGCTGGACCGGGTGCTGATGGTGCGCGACGCGGACCGGCTGCTGGTGGGCGAGCCGCTGGTCGCCGGTGCGAAGGCGGTGGCCCGGGTGCTGGAGCACGGGCGCGATCGCAAGGTGCTGGTCTTCAAGTACAAGCCCAAGGTCAACTACCGGCGGCGCTACGGCCATCGCCAGCCCTACACCCGGCTGGCCATCGAGCGCCTCGAGGTGGCGGGGTAG
- the nadD gene encoding nicotinate-nucleotide adenylyltransferase encodes MGGTFDPIHYGHLVTAEGARVEFALDKVLFVPSGRPPHKATEQVTPAEHRYLMTVLATLGNPHFEVSRIDIDRPGPSYTVDTIEEARREWGPSAQLFFITGADAILEILTWKEPERLLASCHVIAATRPGYDLSRLEGAIGDLWARFSSRIHVVQVPAMSISSSDIRERVRRGHPIRYLLPEAVADYIYKYRLYEAPHQSAEARSKDPLEGRRLARA; translated from the coding sequence ATGGGGGGCACCTTCGACCCCATCCACTACGGTCACCTGGTGACGGCAGAAGGAGCCCGGGTCGAGTTCGCCCTCGACAAGGTGCTCTTCGTCCCGTCGGGGCGTCCCCCTCACAAGGCCACCGAGCAGGTGACGCCGGCGGAGCACCGCTATCTGATGACGGTGCTGGCCACCCTGGGCAACCCGCACTTCGAGGTCTCCCGCATCGACATCGATCGCCCCGGACCCAGCTACACCGTCGACACCATCGAGGAGGCCCGCCGGGAGTGGGGGCCTTCGGCCCAGCTCTTCTTCATCACGGGGGCCGACGCCATCCTGGAGATCCTGACCTGGAAGGAGCCCGAGCGGCTCCTGGCCAGCTGCCACGTCATCGCCGCCACCCGGCCGGGCTACGATCTGAGCCGGCTGGAGGGCGCGATCGGCGATCTGTGGGCACGCTTCTCCAGCCGGATCCACGTGGTGCAGGTGCCCGCCATGTCCATCTCGTCGTCGGACATCCGCGAGCGGGTGCGCCGGGGCCATCCCATCCGCTACCTGTTGCCCGAGGCGGTCGCGGACTACATCTACAAGTACCGCCTCTACGAGGCCCCCCACCAGTCGGCCGAGGCCCGATCCAAGGATCCCCTCGAGGGCCGGCGGCTGGCTCGGGCGTGA
- a CDS encoding M50 family metallopeptidase — protein sequence MRPLGLRLRVHPGFVALMGLMVAIGQGGRATMLFAAVLLHEAGHVVAARLRGIPIRDVVLMPFGGVAYLDEAELAEPAVESRVALGGPLASLALGAILLAGAWVVETAGAAPGGARPVVEAGVAWLRRWAGDHLGLGLFNLLPVFPLDGGRLVRAALARRLGFRQATGLVGRLGELAGAVMTGAALLSYGLSGRGASAVVMGLFLLYAARMERRRAPGTWVRHLARRLEPGTGGAVPIHEGRVLVAPEQTPVKEVALRLLPGRWHLVVLTGPGGRMVGLTGEREVVEALIERGIATPLSRVPHRKV from the coding sequence TTGCGCCCTCTGGGTCTGCGTCTGCGGGTCCATCCGGGCTTCGTGGCCCTGATGGGGCTGATGGTGGCCATCGGCCAGGGTGGTCGTGCCACCATGCTGTTTGCCGCCGTCCTGCTCCATGAGGCGGGCCACGTGGTCGCGGCACGGCTCCGGGGCATCCCCATCCGGGACGTGGTGCTGATGCCCTTCGGGGGCGTGGCCTACCTGGACGAGGCCGAGCTGGCGGAGCCGGCGGTGGAGAGCCGGGTCGCGCTGGGAGGCCCCCTGGCCAGCCTCGCGCTCGGGGCGATACTGCTGGCAGGCGCCTGGGTGGTGGAGACGGCGGGGGCGGCCCCGGGCGGAGCTCGGCCGGTGGTCGAGGCTGGCGTCGCGTGGCTCCGCCGGTGGGCGGGAGACCACCTGGGGCTGGGTCTCTTCAATCTCCTGCCGGTCTTCCCTCTCGACGGGGGTCGGCTGGTGCGGGCCGCGCTGGCACGACGGCTCGGATTTCGCCAGGCCACGGGCCTGGTGGGGCGCCTGGGCGAGCTGGCCGGTGCGGTGATGACCGGGGCGGCCCTGCTCTCCTATGGCCTGTCCGGGCGCGGGGCGAGCGCCGTGGTCATGGGGCTCTTCTTGTTGTATGCTGCACGGATGGAGCGTCGACGCGCCCCCGGCACCTGGGTCCGCCACCTGGCCCGCCGCCTGGAGCCGGGGACCGGGGGGGCGGTGCCCATCCACGAAGGCCGCGTGCTCGTGGCCCCCGAGCAGACCCCCGTCAAGGAGGTGGCCCTGCGCTTGCTGCCGGGGCGGTGGCACCTGGTGGTGCTGACCGGACCGGGCGGGAGGATGGTGGGCTTGACGGGCGAGCGAGAGGTGGTGGAGGCTCTCATCGAGCGAGGCATCGCGACACCCCTTTCCAGGGTGCCGCATCGAAAGGTGTGA
- a CDS encoding glutamate-5-semialdehyde dehydrogenase, whose product MPEPAVDPVELVRQLALEARQAARVLARLSAASRDQALLAMAAALRAHGPRILQANAQDVARARATGLSKALLDRLYLDEARLERMARGLEQVASLADPLGEVVRAWRRPNGLEIAQVRVPLGVVGVIYEARPDVTADAAGLCIKSGNAVVLRGGSEALATNLAIADALRQAATSAGVPAGAIAAVPTADRAAAVAMMQARGLLDLLIPRGGAELIRTVVEQARVPVIETGVGNCHIYLDASAPYEMAEAIVLNAKVQRPSVCNAVETLLVHQAWAERHLPRLADRLVEHGVEIRGCPRTRRYVPQARPATEADWETEYLDLILAVRVVDDLEAAIDHIARYGTGHSEAIVTSDLASARRFTREVDAAAVYVNASTRFTDGGQFGFGAEIGISTQKLHARGPMGLEALTTTRYVVVGDGQVRT is encoded by the coding sequence ATGCCGGAGCCGGCCGTCGATCCGGTGGAGCTGGTGCGCCAGCTGGCGCTCGAGGCTCGCCAGGCGGCGAGGGTGCTGGCGCGGCTGTCGGCGGCGAGCCGTGACCAGGCCCTTCTTGCCATGGCGGCGGCCTTGCGGGCCCACGGGCCTCGGATCCTGCAGGCCAACGCGCAGGACGTGGCCAGGGCCCGGGCGACCGGCCTGAGCAAGGCGCTGCTGGACCGGCTCTACCTGGACGAGGCGCGCCTGGAGCGGATGGCGCGGGGCCTGGAGCAGGTGGCGTCGCTGGCGGATCCGCTGGGGGAGGTGGTACGGGCGTGGCGACGCCCCAACGGGCTGGAGATCGCCCAGGTGCGGGTGCCGCTCGGGGTCGTGGGAGTGATCTACGAGGCCCGGCCCGACGTCACCGCGGACGCGGCGGGGCTGTGCATCAAGTCGGGCAACGCGGTGGTGCTGCGGGGCGGCTCGGAGGCCCTGGCCACCAACCTGGCCATCGCCGACGCCCTGCGGCAGGCGGCGACGAGCGCCGGGGTGCCGGCGGGCGCCATCGCCGCGGTGCCCACGGCCGACCGTGCGGCCGCGGTGGCCATGATGCAGGCGCGGGGGCTGCTCGATCTGCTCATCCCCCGAGGAGGCGCCGAGCTGATCCGCACGGTGGTGGAGCAGGCCCGGGTGCCCGTCATCGAGACGGGCGTGGGCAACTGCCACATCTATCTGGACGCCTCGGCGCCCTACGAGATGGCCGAGGCCATCGTGCTCAACGCCAAGGTCCAGCGTCCGTCGGTCTGCAACGCCGTGGAGACGCTCTTGGTGCACCAGGCGTGGGCCGAGCGTCACCTGCCGCGGCTGGCGGACCGCCTGGTCGAGCACGGCGTCGAGATCCGGGGCTGCCCTCGCACGCGGCGGTACGTCCCCCAGGCCCGACCGGCCACCGAGGCCGACTGGGAGACGGAGTACCTCGACCTCATCCTGGCGGTGCGGGTGGTCGACGACCTGGAGGCGGCCATCGACCACATCGCCCGTTACGGCACCGGCCACTCCGAGGCCATCGTGACATCCGATCTGGCATCGGCCCGCCGCTTCACCCGCGAGGTGGACGCGGCCGCGGTCTACGTCAACGCTTCCACCCGCTTCACCGACGGGGGCCAGTTCGGCTTCGGGGCCGAGATCGGCATCAGCACGCAGAAGCTGCACGCCCGTGGCCCCATGGGCCTGGAGGCCTTGACCACCACCCGCTACGTCGTGGTGGGGGATGGGCAGGTGCGGACGTGA
- a CDS encoding LCP family protein has product MPVAAVLDRAELEPARRGRRVRVRRPSSRRRWVAALAVGLLCAAAAFAATLRWGPGWVAALVEWRLRGGPAADGQLSVVVVGLDARAHDPGRTDTIVVASLRLDDGQLGLLWVPRDTRVQTPNGSYNKINVLYSAHGPDVLVQSLSSLLGVPLDGYVRVDFQAFEHLIDAVGGVEMTIPRRLHYVDHAQGLVIDLAPGRRRLTGQEALQYVRFRADGLGDISYDPGTGAYFGRVQRQQEFARALMEAASRPEVLTRLPQLLRQVYAMVETDLPLDLGLAAASYVLRRGSLELVTGVLPGMPGTVAGASYWLPDRGRARVVARQVLGAQAAPSGVAVLNANGVTGAAARVAVSLEAAGVPVERVGNAREFGRAQSQVLVVRDAALPLARRVAELLGDLPVIRQDGPLALDPAEGSEQDVIVVVGMDLATARGRWNPSPGGDPAAGVGTPGPARSPGG; this is encoded by the coding sequence GTGCCAGTGGCTGCCGTGCTTGACCGGGCCGAGCTGGAGCCGGCGCGCCGGGGGAGGCGTGTCAGGGTGCGGCGGCCGTCCAGCCGCCGGCGGTGGGTCGCGGCGCTCGCCGTGGGGCTGTTGTGCGCCGCGGCGGCCTTCGCGGCGACCCTGCGGTGGGGGCCCGGCTGGGTGGCCGCCCTGGTGGAGTGGCGCCTGCGAGGCGGCCCGGCCGCGGACGGCCAGCTGTCGGTGGTGGTGGTCGGGCTCGACGCCCGGGCCCACGACCCCGGCCGTACCGATACCATCGTGGTGGCCAGCCTGCGCTTGGACGACGGCCAGCTGGGCCTGCTCTGGGTGCCCCGCGATACCCGCGTCCAGACGCCCAACGGCTCCTACAACAAGATCAACGTCCTCTACTCGGCCCACGGGCCCGACGTCCTGGTGCAGTCGCTGTCGTCGTTGCTGGGCGTGCCCCTGGACGGGTACGTGCGGGTCGACTTCCAGGCGTTCGAGCATCTCATCGATGCCGTCGGCGGGGTGGAGATGACCATCCCGCGCCGCCTGCACTACGTCGACCATGCCCAGGGGCTCGTCATCGACCTGGCACCGGGTCGTCGGCGGCTCACCGGCCAGGAGGCGCTGCAGTACGTGCGCTTCCGGGCCGACGGCCTGGGCGACATCTCCTACGATCCGGGCACGGGCGCCTACTTCGGCCGGGTGCAGCGCCAGCAGGAGTTCGCCCGGGCCCTGATGGAGGCGGCCAGCCGGCCCGAGGTGCTGACCCGTCTACCCCAGCTGCTCCGGCAGGTCTACGCCATGGTCGAGACCGACCTGCCGCTGGATCTGGGGCTGGCGGCGGCCTCCTACGTCCTGCGGCGGGGCTCCCTGGAGCTGGTGACGGGCGTGTTGCCCGGCATGCCCGGCACCGTCGCCGGCGCCAGCTACTGGCTGCCGGATCGCGGCCGGGCTCGGGTGGTGGCGCGCCAGGTGCTGGGCGCCCAGGCCGCCCCCAGCGGCGTCGCGGTGCTCAACGCTAACGGCGTGACGGGCGCGGCCGCCCGCGTGGCGGTCAGCCTCGAGGCCGCCGGGGTGCCGGTGGAGCGCGTGGGCAACGCCCGCGAGTTCGGTCGGGCCCAGAGCCAGGTGCTGGTGGTGCGTGACGCGGCCCTCCCGCTGGCGAGACGGGTCGCCGAGCTGCTGGGGGACCTGCCGGTGATCCGGCAGGACGGCCCGCTGGCCCTGGACCCGGCCGAAGGCTCGGAGCAGGATGTCATCGTCGTCGTCGGCATGGACCTGGCGACGGCCCGAGGTCGATGGAACCCGTCCCCGGGAGGTGATCCGGCTGCTGGAGTCGGCACGCCTGGCCCAGCTCGCAGCCCGGGCGGCTGA
- the rpmA gene encoding 50S ribosomal protein L27 — protein MGHEPMALVMDLQRFAHKKGVGSSRNGRDSNPKYLGVKRSDGQWVTAGSIIVRQRGTRLRPGRNVGLGRDHTLFALVDGRVAFETRGGSRVVSVEPAVPTVEAVTA, from the coding sequence ATGGGACATGAGCCGATGGCGCTGGTGATGGATCTCCAGCGATTCGCCCACAAGAAGGGCGTCGGCAGCTCGCGTAACGGCCGCGACAGCAACCCCAAGTACCTGGGGGTCAAGCGCTCCGACGGCCAGTGGGTGACGGCGGGCAGCATCATCGTGCGCCAGCGCGGCACCCGGCTGCGCCCGGGGCGCAACGTCGGCCTGGGCCGCGACCACACGCTGTTCGCCCTGGTGGACGGGCGGGTCGCCTTCGAGACCCGGGGCGGCAGCCGGGTCGTCAGCGTCGAGCCTGCCGTGCCGACGGTGGAGGCCGTCACGGCCTGA
- a CDS encoding Rne/Rng family ribonuclease → MRREILINVSHGETRAVMLEDGRLVEIHIEREAHQSVAGNIYKGRVENVLPGMQAAFVDIGLERNAFLYLADAPLYVDAREQDGETETVDVLPRRPRRSKLREGQEVLVQVVKDPIGTKGARVVTHPTLPGRYLVLAPSTEYVGISRRIADEAERNRLKAIARRIRPKGMGLIVRTVAEGREEAELEADLRFLMKVWDRVVQKSRRASAPALLYRDHDLIYRLVRDVFNEDLARVVIDARAEYQKVLELAESLVGPSIRSRVELYQGERPLFEAHGVEAELERALDRRVWLGCGGYLVIDRTEAFTSIDVNTGRYIGTTSLADTVLRTNLEAAVEIARQIRLRDLGGIILVDFIDMDRKEDRDQVLARLIAELARDRTRTHVLGFTRLGLVEMTRKKVREDLYAVLQKPCPYCQGSGRVLSEATTAHKIEREIRRLARSSDAEAMLVATHPSVAAQVIGVGGANLRRLESETGKIIYVRGSDDVHIEEMRVVTVGSRREVEQMALPVKEGQVVDLEVEEPHVSNPRDGIARLEGYVVDIEGGGPHVGQRLRVEITKVFRTYAKGRVVSAT, encoded by the coding sequence ATGAGACGAGAGATCCTCATCAACGTTAGCCACGGCGAGACCCGCGCCGTGATGCTGGAGGACGGGCGCCTCGTCGAGATCCACATCGAGCGTGAGGCGCACCAGTCCGTGGCCGGCAACATCTACAAGGGCCGAGTCGAAAACGTCCTGCCGGGCATGCAGGCTGCCTTCGTCGACATCGGGCTCGAACGCAACGCCTTTCTCTACCTTGCCGATGCCCCCCTCTACGTCGACGCTCGGGAGCAAGACGGCGAGACCGAGACCGTCGACGTCCTGCCCCGCCGACCCCGCCGGAGCAAGCTGCGCGAGGGCCAGGAGGTGCTGGTGCAGGTGGTCAAGGACCCCATCGGCACCAAGGGCGCTCGGGTGGTGACGCACCCGACCCTGCCGGGGCGCTACCTGGTCCTGGCGCCGTCGACCGAGTACGTCGGCATCTCCCGGCGCATCGCCGACGAAGCCGAGCGCAACCGGCTCAAGGCCATCGCGCGGCGCATCCGCCCCAAGGGCATGGGCCTCATCGTGCGCACGGTGGCGGAGGGGCGTGAGGAGGCCGAGCTGGAGGCCGACCTGCGATTCTTGATGAAGGTTTGGGATCGGGTGGTCCAGAAGTCGCGGCGGGCCTCGGCGCCGGCCCTGCTCTACCGGGACCATGACCTGATCTACCGGTTGGTGCGCGACGTCTTCAACGAGGATCTGGCCCGCGTGGTCATCGATGCCCGGGCCGAGTACCAGAAGGTGCTGGAGCTGGCCGAGTCGCTGGTGGGGCCCTCCATTCGGTCCCGGGTGGAGCTGTACCAGGGCGAGCGCCCCCTCTTCGAGGCCCACGGCGTCGAGGCGGAGCTGGAGCGCGCCCTGGATCGGAGGGTCTGGCTCGGCTGCGGGGGCTACCTGGTCATCGACCGCACGGAGGCCTTCACCTCCATCGACGTCAACACGGGCCGCTACATCGGCACCACGAGCCTGGCCGACACGGTGCTGCGCACCAATCTGGAGGCGGCCGTCGAGATCGCCCGCCAGATCCGTCTGCGGGACCTGGGCGGCATCATCCTGGTGGACTTCATCGACATGGACCGCAAGGAGGATCGCGACCAGGTGCTGGCCCGGCTCATCGCCGAGCTGGCCAGGGATCGCACCCGCACCCACGTCCTGGGCTTCACCCGGTTGGGCCTGGTGGAGATGACCCGCAAGAAGGTACGAGAGGACCTCTACGCGGTGTTGCAGAAGCCCTGCCCCTATTGCCAGGGGAGCGGGCGGGTCCTCTCGGAGGCCACCACTGCCCACAAGATCGAGCGGGAGATCCGGCGGCTGGCTCGCAGCTCCGATGCGGAGGCGATGCTGGTCGCCACCCATCCGTCGGTGGCCGCCCAGGTGATCGGGGTCGGCGGGGCCAACCTGCGACGTCTCGAGTCGGAGACCGGCAAGATCATCTACGTGCGGGGCAGCGACGACGTCCACATCGAGGAGATGCGGGTCGTCACCGTCGGCAGCCGGCGCGAGGTGGAGCAGATGGCGCTGCCCGTCAAGGAGGGCCAGGTGGTGGACCTGGAGGTGGAGGAGCCCCACGTCTCCAACCCGCGCGACGGCATCGCGCGGCTCGAGGGGTACGTCGTCGACATCGAGGGGGGCGGCCCCCACGTCGGCCAGCGCCTGCGGGTCGAGATCACCAAGGTCTTTCGCACCTACGCCAAGGGTCGGGTCGTCTCGGCGACCTGA
- the proB gene encoding glutamate 5-kinase, translating into MTERAMPSPVPVDAAAWLRGARRLVVKVGSSTVVDGRGQVRADLLDPLCSSLLDWVEGAPRRGAVLVSSGAIALGWPRLGLKRRPSTLPDKQAAAAVGQGLLMAYYEQVLGRRGRPAAQVLLTADDLRDRARFNHAHRTMEALLGRGAVPVVNENDTVAVDEIKVGDNDRLAAMVAVLIQADLLILLSDVEGLFTADPRRDPSARLIPLVAHPGDPTLGASVGQPGPMGTGGMRSKVEAARMASVNGIPTLIARAAPDVLERVASGEPCGTLFLPSPLGLRGKKRWLAFYPAEAGTVVIDAGAAQAVAQRGRSLLASGVVEVVGEFRAGSVVRLVTPAGQEVGRGIVSFGAEELRRIKGRRSHELPGLLGRVRTSWEVVHRDNLVLAAATEPAREEGA; encoded by the coding sequence ATGACGGAGCGAGCGATGCCTTCGCCGGTGCCGGTGGACGCCGCGGCCTGGCTGCGCGGGGCGCGGCGTCTCGTCGTCAAGGTCGGCAGCAGCACGGTTGTCGACGGGCGTGGCCAGGTGCGGGCCGACCTGCTGGATCCTCTCTGCTCCAGCTTGCTCGACTGGGTCGAGGGGGCGCCGCGTCGCGGAGCGGTGCTGGTCAGCTCCGGCGCCATCGCCCTGGGCTGGCCCCGGCTGGGCCTCAAGCGGCGCCCCTCGACGCTGCCCGACAAGCAGGCCGCCGCCGCGGTGGGCCAGGGCCTGCTGATGGCGTACTACGAGCAGGTGCTGGGCCGGCGGGGCCGCCCGGCCGCCCAGGTGCTGCTGACGGCCGACGACCTGCGCGACCGGGCGCGGTTCAACCACGCCCACCGGACAATGGAGGCGCTGCTGGGCCGTGGCGCCGTGCCGGTGGTCAACGAGAACGACACCGTCGCGGTCGACGAGATCAAGGTGGGCGACAACGACCGCCTGGCGGCCATGGTGGCGGTGCTGATCCAGGCGGACCTGCTGATCCTGCTCTCCGACGTCGAAGGGCTGTTTACCGCGGACCCCCGGCGGGATCCGTCGGCCCGGCTCATCCCCCTGGTGGCCCATCCCGGCGACCCGACGCTGGGGGCCTCCGTGGGGCAGCCGGGGCCCATGGGCACGGGGGGCATGCGCTCCAAGGTCGAGGCGGCCCGCATGGCCTCGGTCAACGGCATCCCCACCCTCATCGCCCGTGCCGCGCCCGACGTCCTGGAGCGCGTGGCGTCAGGCGAGCCCTGCGGCACCCTCTTCCTGCCGTCTCCTCTCGGGTTGCGGGGCAAGAAGCGCTGGCTGGCCTTCTACCCGGCCGAGGCGGGCACCGTCGTCATCGACGCGGGGGCGGCCCAGGCGGTCGCGCAGCGGGGGCGCAGCCTGCTGGCCAGCGGCGTGGTGGAGGTCGTGGGGGAGTTTCGGGCCGGCAGCGTGGTGCGGCTGGTGACGCCGGCCGGGCAGGAGGTGGGCCGCGGCATCGTCAGCTTCGGGGCCGAGGAGCTTCGCCGGATCAAGGGTCGGCGCAGCCACGAGCTGCCCGGCCTGCTGGGCCGTGTCCGCACCTCGTGGGAGGTCGTCCACCGCGACAACCTGGTGCTGGCCGCCGCGACCGAGCCGGCCCGGGAGGAGGGCGCATGA
- the yqeK gene encoding bis(5'-nucleosyl)-tetraphosphatase (symmetrical) YqeK: MRSPVPTGWGRLEPRVRAMVSPTRWRHIQGVVETARELARRFGLDEGRAAVAALLHDAARDWPLSRLTATLAEAGERLSPLEQASPELLHGPAAAHWARAHLGVDDGPVLDAVRYHTTGRPGMSPLEMVLVVADYSEPGREFAEAAAIREAARQSLEGACLLSLDARLRYLLDRGHPIHPRTVEARNWLLMRRASGCRA, from the coding sequence ATGAGGTCACCGGTGCCGACCGGGTGGGGCCGCCTGGAGCCGCGGGTGCGGGCCATGGTGTCGCCCACCCGGTGGCGCCACATCCAGGGCGTGGTCGAGACTGCCCGGGAGCTGGCCCGGCGCTTCGGCCTCGACGAGGGCCGGGCGGCCGTCGCTGCGCTGTTGCACGACGCGGCCCGCGACTGGCCCCTCTCGCGGCTGACGGCCACCCTGGCGGAGGCGGGCGAACGCCTGTCGCCCCTGGAGCAGGCCTCGCCCGAGCTCCTGCACGGGCCTGCCGCGGCCCACTGGGCCCGGGCCCACCTGGGTGTCGACGACGGCCCCGTGCTCGACGCGGTGCGCTACCACACCACGGGACGCCCCGGCATGAGCCCGCTGGAGATGGTGCTGGTGGTGGCCGACTACAGCGAGCCGGGCCGGGAGTTCGCCGAGGCCGCCGCCATCCGGGAGGCGGCCCGCCAGAGTCTGGAAGGCGCCTGCCTGTTGAGCCTCGACGCTCGTCTGCGATACCTTCTAGACAGGGGGCATCCCATCCACCCACGTACCGTGGAGGCGCGTAACTGGCTCTTGATGCGCCGTGCCAGTGGCTGCCGTGCTTGA